In Bacillota bacterium, the genomic window TAGCGATTGCCATTGATAACGCTGAACTTTTCCACAATTTGGAGCGCTCAAAAACTGAAATTACTCAAGCCTACGATGCTACTATCGAAGCGCTTTCCTATGCTCTCGATCTCAAGGACAAAGAGACTGAGGGGCACAGCCGACGTGTGACAGAATTGACACTGCGCATTGCCCGGGAAATGGAGATAAAGGAAGAAGAGCTGGTTCATATTCGGCGCGGGGCACTGCTCCATGATATCGGCAAAATGGGCATCCCCGATGATATCCTCCTTAAGCCCGGAAAGCTTACTGATGAGGAATGGGAGATCATGCGAAAGCACCCAATGCACGCTTACCAGATGCTTTCGCACATTGAGTATCTACGTCCGGCTTTGGATATCCCTTATTGCCATCATGAAAAGTGGGATGGGACAGGTTATCCACGGGGCTTGAAGGGCGAGGAGATTCCTCTGGCTGCCCGGATTTTTGCGGTAGTGGATGTCATTGATGCTTTAACGAATGATCGCCCCTACCGAAAGGCTTGGCCAATGGAAAAAGCGCTTGAATACTTCCGTGAGCAGAGCGGAAAACACTTTGATCCCCGGGTGGTGGAAGTGTTTCTTTCTCTTGCAGAGCGAAATCTTCTTTTTGAGGAAGAGGAAGAGTCTTAATAGTAGAAAACATGGCAAAACTTTTGCAGAGGCTTTCAATAGAAGTAGTAGCCGAATTTGTTGAAAACCGTGAAATAGCTAAAGTATTGAAAAATGCAGACATCTGCTACGGGCAGGGTTACTATTTAGGAAGGCCGTTACGCTGCCCTAGTAGCAAATATTAGCGCAGCACAAGCTATTGTGCTATAATATATAATGAGTTTGGGAGGGATAATTTTGAATGATTGTATTGACAAGAAGATCGAACGTTATGAAGCTTTGCTGCGAGAGATGTGGGCTGTGTCTGAGAAATACCTCGGGATGTTTTCTGTGAAACTTTTGGTGGAAAGGGTTGTGTGGGATCTTTCTACTGAGTATAAGGAAATAGAACTGCTGTACTATGATGAGGGTAGGATATCGTGTGCAGAAATAGCGGCCAGTTTGAAGAAAAACCCTGACTTACCGGTCGATGATATGTTCATGAAGTTTGTTGCAAGATATGTAGAAATTCTAGCAAGGCTCATTGGTCATGAAAAAACGGAAAAAATAACGAAGAAGCTGAACGAAGAATTCGGAAATATTCTAGTTGACACAAAGGAGGAATAAGAGATGGATAAATTAAAAACAGGCATAAAGAATCTCGATGGTATTCTTAATGGCGGCATACCTGTGTATTCGCTTAATATCGTTTCCGGCTCCCCGGGCAGCGGAAAAACGATATTTGTTCAAAACATTATTTTTAATAGCGCAAGGAGTGGCCTTAAAAGTTTATATCTGACCACTATATCTGAATCACAATTCAAGATGGTAAGGCATTTGCAGGAGTTTGAGTTTTTTTCGGACGATTTCCTGGGGGACAAGTTTATTTATGGTGATCTGGGAGATGTCCTGCGCAAACAGGGAACGGACAAGGTTCTGGGATACCTGACCGAAATGATTAAAAGACATCAACCGAATATAGTTGTAATAGACAGTTTTAAGGCCATAAGAGACATCTTTCCGGACGAGAAAACTTTTAAGGCTTTTGTTTTTGATCTGGCTGCTGCTTTATCGATATGGGAGGTTACCGTGTTTCTCATAGGCGAGTATGAAGAAAAAGAACTCACTCTCTTAAGTGAATTTGCCATTGCCGATGGGATTTTTCACCTTTACGGGCAGGAAGAAAAACGGTTTCAAAAAAGGTATTTGCGTATTCTTAAGATGAGGGGAACCAATTTTGAACAGGGAGAGCACTTGTTTCAAATTAGCTCTGCGGGAATAGAAGTGTATCCGAGGATAAAACCGGAAGGTAAAAAACTCCAGTATGAGGTCAGGTCGAGGAGAAAAGGATTCGGAATCACGGGCTTGGACGAAATGCTGAGTGGTGGGATAACAGAAGGAACAATTACTCTTATTTCCGGCGGTACAGGTACGGGCAAAACCGTGTTTGCTCTTAAATTCTTACTGGATGGGGCTGAAAAAGGAGAAAAGGGACTATTCCTTTCTTTTGAAGAGCCTGTTACTCAACTTATAGATAACGCCCGTTGTCTGGGATGGGAGCTGGATAGATATCTGGCAGACGGCCGTCTAAATATCAAATTTATTTCTCCAATAGAGTTGGACGTAGACAAGCACGCTTTTGAAATACTGGACATGGTCAATAAAAATAAGGTGGAGAGGTTTGTTATCGACAGCATATCTTCTTTTGAAAGCAGCGTTTCTGATATACAAAAATATAAAGATTATCTGTGGGCGATAGGACAGCAGCTCAAAAGGAGGCATATTACTACTATATTTACCGTACTAAACGAAGACCTCTTTTCACCGGTAGTAGTAACTAAAGCTCAAATATCCTTAATGACAGATAATATAATCATTCTGCGCTACGTGGAAGATAATTCAAGCGTTAAAAAAGTTCTTGGAATCCTTAAAACCCGTGGAATCAACCACGACAGAGACATTAGAGAATATGAGATTACCCCGAACGGAATAAATGTTCTCGGAAAGTTAGACAAAGCAAATATGTTGAGATGAGGTGCAACTAAATGCCAGCAAACCTTTTACTCAGTGTTTCGTTAAAATACTGGCAGGATTTTCAGGATACTCTTGCCAGGGTGATGGATGCAAACATTTACATCTTTGATATAAATGGCGGCTCTTTTTCCCAATTCAGTCGAGAAGTCGAACTATGCAAGAAGGTAAATAAAGGAGGGAAGATCTGCAACGAAAAGTGCATCCGTTTTTATAAAGACATCCTGGGCTCGTTAGAAGATAAAGGCACATTTACCTGTCCTTACGGGATTAGACTTTATGCCTACCGCCTGGGCACCTATACACAAAAGATAGGTTTCCTTATCATTACTCCTACCAGGATAAGAACCCAGGTGGGCAGCGAGGAAGAAAATACTTTTATCACCAAAGTATACAGCATTTATCAGACTATCAATGAGGTTCTTAAGGCCATCCTTGAAAAAAACCTTTTAGGACTACGAAGTCTTGAACTGAACAGCATTTATGAAATTAGCCGCCTGTTGACCTCAACCATTGAACTGGAAAAGGTTATGGACCTCATAACGAATTCCCTGATCATAATATACAAGGCCGAACTGGGTTTTGTTGGCCTTCGAGAGGGTGATAAAATCAGGGTGGCGCAGGCTAAAGGTGATCACGACCACCTTTTGATAGGGAAGGAATGGCCTATGGTTCAGCCGTTGATGGAGAAGTTTTTTTCAAAAGTTGAGCCATCATTTCTGAATATTGATGAATTAATGACTTTACCGGGTCTTGCTGATTTGAAGGTTGATTCCGTGAATAAAATCATGTTTTATCCCCTATGGTCTTCTTTGGGTGCTGTTGGCCTGTTAGGTATAGTGTTTTCTCCTGAGTCGATAGATGACAGCTCCACCAGAAACCTGCAGATATATGCGAACTTTGCTGCGATAGCTTTGACTAACGCAAAACTTATAAGCCGACTGGAAAGAGAAGCCGAAACCGACTTTTTGACCGGCTTCTTTAATAAGCGTGCTCTGCGCAACATACTGGTTAATGAACTTGAGAGGAAAATCAGGTATGGTATCCCTTTGGCAGTTATTTTCCTGGATATCGATAACTTTAAGTGTTACAATGATACCTTTGGTCATGTAGCTGGCGATGTGGTGCTGCAGAAGACGGCAGAGATAATAAAAAACTCCATCAGGACTGTGGATATTGCGGGCCGTTACGGAGGCGAGGAGTTTGTAATTATTCTTCCTGGGACAAAAGAAGAAGGTGCTGTTGCAGTCGCAGAAAGAATACGAAAAACCATAGAGATTTATCCATTTCAACATCATAAAGTTACTGCAAGTTTGGGCATAGCTTTAGCAAAAAACAGTGATTCTGTTGATACCTTGCTCAAAAGGGCAGATCAGTCCTTATATCAAGCGAAAAGACAAGGAAAAAACTGCTTTTGCTTGGATCCATCATAAAAATATTAACTTAAATTGTCTTAAAACGGCCCCGGGTCAAGTGTTTTTAAGACTTCCCGGATTGAAGCGGCGTAATTGAGGAGATTGCGAATATTATGAGAGAGAAGTTGGCATTGGACGACAAAACTAAAGGCGCAGAGTTCAGCGAAGATGAAGCTCGCTTCTTAAGCGTCCTTCGTGCAAGCCTTGACCTTGCTATTGACCGAGGTCAAGAGGAAAATGCGGCAATGCTCAGGAAACTTAAGCGGGACATACGACGAGCGCAGGTGTATTACAAATGAGGAACGGCCGGGCGAGTTTAAAAAGCACGATTATGTAACCGGCGTCCATGAGGTCGGCTCCGCTGCGGAAAATGTGGAAAACGACCTGAGGGAACTGATTGCCGAAGTAAATGCGTATGAGGGCAAAGATGTTTTGAAAGCCGCCACCTACCTTCACGCGAGGTTTGAGTTTATCCATCCCTTCGCAGACGGTAACGGACGTGTCGGCAGGACGCTCATGAATTACTATCTCATGATACATAACCATCCACCCCTCATCGTCTATTATGAGGATAAGCGGATGTATTACGACTGCCTGCAAAAGTATGACGAAGCCGGGGAATTAAATCCCCTGTATGAGTTTTTCAAATATGAAACGGAAAAAACATGGGAAAAGGCGCTGGCTCTTGCAGACGGCATGAAATTGGAACGCAAAGGCTTGCCGGATTTTATCCGGAATATGTAACCAATAGAACAATATGGGAGTAAAAGTCATTTCGAAATGATGGCTTTTTTAAAGTATAAAAAACAGGTGTATTATTATGTTTATAGCTGATTTTCATATACATTCAAAATACTCAAGAGCTACAAGCAGGGATTGTGTACCTGAAGTGCTTGAATTTTGGGCACGGCGTAAAGGGATTGGCGTTATTGGTACGGGTGATTTCACCCATCCTGCCTGGCGTGAGGAATTAAAGGAGAAGCTTGTTCCCTCAGGAGAAGGACTTTATGTTCTTAAGAATGATTTCCGCAAAGAGGATAAAGTTGCAGGAGCAGATTTCAAGCCTCGATTTGTTGTTTCTGGTGAAATCAGCTCAATATACAAAAAGAACGGAAGGATAAGAAAGGTTCACAACCTGATACTTCTACCCAGCCTGGAACATGCTGAATTAATATCACGCAGGCTTGAGGCCATAGGCAATTTGCGGTCTGACGGCAGGCCGATATTGGGCCTTGACAGCAGGGATTTGCTTGAGATAGTACTTGATATGTGCTCGGAGGCTATATTTATACCTGCTCACATATGGACGCCGCATTTCTCCCTGTACGGTGCATATTCCGGTTTTGACGACATCATGGAGTGCTTCGAGGACCTCACAGGCTATGTATATGCACTCGAAACAGGCCTTTCCTCAGACCCTCCAATGAATTGGCGCCTTTCTGCACTGGATGACTTTACGCTGGTTTCCAACTCGGATGCACATTCCCCGGCAAACCTGGGAAGAGAGGCAAACATTTTCGATACAGGACTTTCTTATCAGTGCATGTTGAAGGCGTTAAAAAACCGCAGTACAAAGGAGTTCCATGGTACAATAGAGTTTTTTCCGGAGGAAGGCAAATACCACTATGACGGGCACAGGGCATGCAAGGTGTGCTGGAAGCCTTCGGATACAAAAGCTGCGGGAGGCATATGCCCTGTATGCGGCGGCAGGATTACAGTCGGAGTGCTTCACCGGGTTGAAGTCCTTGCAGACAGGGAAGAGGGGTTCGTGCCACCGGTGGCAAAGCATTTTGAAAGCCTTGTTCCTCTTTATGAGGTAATAGCTTCCTCGATAGGTTCTGCTGTTACCGGTACGAAGGTGAAGGAAAAGTACGATGACCTGATACGGAGCCTCGGACCGGAGTTATTTATACTCCGTGAGGCACCGCTGAAAGATATTGAATTGGTGGCAGGCCCATGTATAGCTGAAGGCATCCGCAGGCTGAGATGCGGCAAGGTCGAAATACAACCTGGGTTTGATGGAGAATACGGTAGAATTAAAATAATAGACAAAAGTGAAATAGACATGCTTTCAGGCCAGCTATGCTTTATTGATGATAAAAGTACTTGTATTAAAAAACCATCGATACCTAAAACTATTCAGGACATAAAGGTTTCGGCTAATGAAGCGGAATCGGCGCCGGTTTTAGTTGATGCCTGTCCGTCAAACGATAGTGAGTACCCTATGAAAGCTGTTTCCTCAAACATTCTCTATGGATTGAACGAAGAGCAGTGGGAAGCTGTTTCGTCCCCCAGCCCGGCAATTGCGGTAATTGCAGGTCCTGGAACCGGAAAAACAAAAACACTGGTATGCCGTATTGCTTACCTTGTTGAAAAATGCGGTATACATCCCTCGCAGATAACTGCCGTTACTTTTACAAATAAGGCTGCAAATGAGATGCGCATCCGTCTGGAGAAGCATTTCGGGGACAAGCGGACAGCAGGTGCAATGACAATAGGGACATTCCACTCTATATGCCTTCAGATTTTGTCCAAATGGAGGGGCAAGAATAACATAACTATTATTGATGAATATAATGCCGTTTCAATAATCGAGGAAATATTAAAGGATATGAAATTGGAGATTTCTCCTCGAGATGTCATGAGAGGGATATCGCTGATTAAAAACGGTGCATCCCCGGTGGGAGATAAGAAAAAATCCGATATCCCAGCCATTGTATACGATTTATACTGCTCGCAGCTTAAGCGTTACGGTGTAATGGACTATGACGATATCCTCCTCGAAGTACTTCACCAGTTTGAGTGTAGAAACATAGGGGATATATCAGACAGAAGCCTGGAAAACTCTTTCTCGTACCTGCTGGTGGATGAGTTCCAGGATATAAACGAGATTCAATACCGCTTGATAAAAGAATGGGGCAGGAAAAGCGAGAGCATTTTTATTATAGGTGACCCTGACCAGTCGATTTATGGTTTCAGGGGTTCGGATTTCCGCTATTTTGAAAGGTTTATAGAGGATTTCCCCGGTATCCACCACGTCCGGTTGACTCAGAATTACCGTTCAACACCCGAGATAATCGCTTCCGCCAAATCGGTAATCTCAAAGAAATCTGCAGGGGGGCGTACATGTTCCCTCGACGCAAAAAGAGAAAGCGGCACCAAAGTACGTTTTATAAAAACCAACGATGAATTTTCGGAGGCGCTGTTTGTTGCAAAGGAAATAAACCGTATGGTTGGCGGTATCGATATGCTTGATACACAGATACTGTCAGCACCCAACAGAAAAAGGCCTGCGGCAAAACACCCAAGAGGCTTTTCTGATATTGCCATATTATACCGCACCAATCGTCAGGCGGAAATTCTGGAGCAGTGCTTTTTAAAAGAAGGTATCCAGTATGTAGTCGTCGGGCGGGACGAGTTCCTTTCAGATAAGTTGGTCCGTGAGGCGATTGCGTTTTTCAGGTTTTTGCTCAACCCCGGGGATATCGCTTCACTATTGGTATGTCTTAAAGCAGAAAGCATATATTCGGCAGACCTGAACCAAAAAGTCCTAGAAAGTTACGTTGCAGGTGAGAAAAGCGTATCATCCCTCGCAAGGATCATGGAAGGGATTCAGCTGCCGCTGCAAAAATTAGGCAAATCCCGGAATTTCATAGAAATGTTGAGGAAATATCAACCTATCATTAATAAAGAAAAGCCGTGGAAGATTATAGATTCCTGGATTAACGACAACAGTCTGTCAGGTATAAGGTGCATGGAACTGCTTTTAAATACGTCTGTTATGTATAACAAAATGTCTTCCTTTATTCAAAACCTTGTGTTGGGTCGCGAAAGTGATGTTGTACGCAGCGGTAGCAAGGTTTATTCTCCGGATGCGGTTCAGTTAATGACCATGCATGCGGCAAAAGGCCTTGAATTTCCCATAGTGTTTATTTGCGGCGTAAACGATGGCATAATTCCTTTAAAGAACAGCAACCCAGGCTTTGATATTGACGAGGAGAGACGGCTTTTCTATGTCGGGATGACAAGGGCACGGGATGAGCTTATACTTCTGACATCCCGTACCCCATCTCCTTTTATTGCAGACATATCTGAAGAGCAACTTATAAGAGAGAATGCTTTTACGCAAAAGCAAGTGCCTCAATACAAGCAAGCAAGCCTTTTTGACTAATTGACAGATTGGGATAATGTGCTTCGGCAGTGACTTCACATAATCCTTATCCTGTATTTCCTCAACCATACATCAACCTGTATCAGGTAAGCGAACATCTGTGGTGTTGCCATAAGCTGACCAAACCACGGTTTGCCGTAATCTGACTCGCTTTCAGCAAGTGAGCGAACTGCTTTTACATCTATCAACGGCTTAATTGGTGAATTGCTGTCGTATAAAATTTCCAGCATCCATTTCTTTACTTCAGCCTCATATGATGGGTTATGGGTTTTTGGATAAGGGCTCTTTTTGCGGTACAACACATCATCCGGCAGGACGCCTTTCAGTGCCTGACGCAACAGTCCTTTTTCTCTTCCTTCAAGCATTTTCATTTCCCATGGAATGTTCCAAACATACTGTACCAGGCGGTGGTCACAGTATGGAACTCTCACTTCAAGCCCTGAAGCCATACTCATGCGATCCTTACGCTCAAGAAGCGTGCTCATGAACCAGGTTATATTAAGGTAGAACAATTCGCGCCTGCGGGCTTCCAGCGCATTTTCACCAGGAAGACGCGGAACTTCTTCAAGGGTTTCAAGATACCTTCTGTTAATATACTCTTCAGGTTTAATTCGCTCAATTAATTCCCGCGATAGCACTCTTGTACGCTCCTGAATGGAACGGGCCCAGGGAAATGTATGAGCGTTGAGCAGTTCTTCATGGTGGAACCATGGATATCCTCCGAATATCTCATCAGCACATTCACCTGAAAGTGCGACGGTTACGTCTTTCTTTATTTCACGGCAGAACAACCATAATGAGGAATCTACATCGGCCATGCCGGGCAAATCGCGAGCGTTAACTGCGGAAATGAGGGATTCCACCAGCTGGGGAGTATCGAATCTTATATAATGATGGCATGTATTGAATTCCTCAGACATGCGTTTAACCCATGGTCCATCCGAATTTGGCTGGAATGAGCTGGGCTTGAAATACAACTCATTATCTACATAGTCTATAGAGTAAGTGTGAAGCTGTCCCTGGCCTGTCATCCTAAAGTGGTTTGCTGCAATTGCAGTAATGGCGCTTGAATCAAGACCACCGGACAAAAATGTGCATACAGGCACATCTGCAACAAGCTGTCTTACAACGGCATCCTTGACAAGTACGCTCAACTTCTCGATAGTATCTTCCAAACTGTCTTCATGAGGGTAGCTTTCGAGAGACCAGTATTTGCGCATATGTACTCCATTTGAATCGTACAGAATGTAGCAGGCAGGCTTAACTTCCGAAATACCTTTAAATACTCCATGCCCTGGTGTGCGTGCAGGACCCAGCGAAAAAACCTCTGCCAGTCCTTCGGTATCAACCTCGGGCTTAATTAAGGGGTGTGCAAGTATGGCCTTTAACTCAGAACCAAATATTAATGAACTTCCATGCTCTGCATAGAATAAAGGCTTAACTCCAAACCTGTCGCGTGCTAGAAAAAGGCTTTGGTCTTTTTCACTCCATACTCCAAAAGCGTAAATTCCATTTAAGTATTGAACACATTCAGGTCCCCATTCAATATATGACATAAGCAATACTTCTGTGTCCGA contains:
- a CDS encoding diguanylate cyclase, with product MPANLLLSVSLKYWQDFQDTLARVMDANIYIFDINGGSFSQFSREVELCKKVNKGGKICNEKCIRFYKDILGSLEDKGTFTCPYGIRLYAYRLGTYTQKIGFLIITPTRIRTQVGSEEENTFITKVYSIYQTINEVLKAILEKNLLGLRSLELNSIYEISRLLTSTIELEKVMDLITNSLIIIYKAELGFVGLREGDKIRVAQAKGDHDHLLIGKEWPMVQPLMEKFFSKVEPSFLNIDELMTLPGLADLKVDSVNKIMFYPLWSSLGAVGLLGIVFSPESIDDSSTRNLQIYANFAAIALTNAKLISRLEREAETDFLTGFFNKRALRNILVNELERKIRYGIPLAVIFLDIDNFKCYNDTFGHVAGDVVLQKTAEIIKNSIRTVDIAGRYGGEEFVIILPGTKEEGAVAVAERIRKTIEIYPFQHHKVTASLGIALAKNSDSVDTLLKRADQSLYQAKRQGKNCFCLDPS
- a CDS encoding circadian clock protein KaiC; protein product: MDKLKTGIKNLDGILNGGIPVYSLNIVSGSPGSGKTIFVQNIIFNSARSGLKSLYLTTISESQFKMVRHLQEFEFFSDDFLGDKFIYGDLGDVLRKQGTDKVLGYLTEMIKRHQPNIVVIDSFKAIRDIFPDEKTFKAFVFDLAAALSIWEVTVFLIGEYEEKELTLLSEFAIADGIFHLYGQEEKRFQKRYLRILKMRGTNFEQGEHLFQISSAGIEVYPRIKPEGKKLQYEVRSRRKGFGITGLDEMLSGGITEGTITLISGGTGTGKTVFALKFLLDGAEKGEKGLFLSFEEPVTQLIDNARCLGWELDRYLADGRLNIKFISPIELDVDKHAFEILDMVNKNKVERFVIDSISSFESSVSDIQKYKDYLWAIGQQLKRRHITTIFTVLNEDLFSPVVVTKAQISLMTDNIIILRYVEDNSSVKKVLGILKTRGINHDRDIREYEITPNGINVLGKLDKANMLR
- a CDS encoding UvrD-helicase domain-containing protein, giving the protein MFIADFHIHSKYSRATSRDCVPEVLEFWARRKGIGVIGTGDFTHPAWREELKEKLVPSGEGLYVLKNDFRKEDKVAGADFKPRFVVSGEISSIYKKNGRIRKVHNLILLPSLEHAELISRRLEAIGNLRSDGRPILGLDSRDLLEIVLDMCSEAIFIPAHIWTPHFSLYGAYSGFDDIMECFEDLTGYVYALETGLSSDPPMNWRLSALDDFTLVSNSDAHSPANLGREANIFDTGLSYQCMLKALKNRSTKEFHGTIEFFPEEGKYHYDGHRACKVCWKPSDTKAAGGICPVCGGRITVGVLHRVEVLADREEGFVPPVAKHFESLVPLYEVIASSIGSAVTGTKVKEKYDDLIRSLGPELFILREAPLKDIELVAGPCIAEGIRRLRCGKVEIQPGFDGEYGRIKIIDKSEIDMLSGQLCFIDDKSTCIKKPSIPKTIQDIKVSANEAESAPVLVDACPSNDSEYPMKAVSSNILYGLNEEQWEAVSSPSPAIAVIAGPGTGKTKTLVCRIAYLVEKCGIHPSQITAVTFTNKAANEMRIRLEKHFGDKRTAGAMTIGTFHSICLQILSKWRGKNNITIIDEYNAVSIIEEILKDMKLEISPRDVMRGISLIKNGASPVGDKKKSDIPAIVYDLYCSQLKRYGVMDYDDILLEVLHQFECRNIGDISDRSLENSFSYLLVDEFQDINEIQYRLIKEWGRKSESIFIIGDPDQSIYGFRGSDFRYFERFIEDFPGIHHVRLTQNYRSTPEIIASAKSVISKKSAGGRTCSLDAKRESGTKVRFIKTNDEFSEALFVAKEINRMVGGIDMLDTQILSAPNRKRPAAKHPRGFSDIAILYRTNRQAEILEQCFLKEGIQYVVVGRDEFLSDKLVREAIAFFRFLLNPGDIASLLVCLKAESIYSADLNQKVLESYVAGEKSVSSLARIMEGIQLPLQKLGKSRNFIEMLRKYQPIINKEKPWKIIDSWINDNSLSGIRCMELLLNTSVMYNKMSSFIQNLVLGRESDVVRSGSKVYSPDAVQLMTMHAAKGLEFPIVFICGVNDGIIPLKNSNPGFDIDEERRLFYVGMTRARDELILLTSRTPSPFIADISEEQLIRENAFTQKQVPQYKQASLFD
- a CDS encoding EAL domain-containing protein, with the translated sequence MAKLLQRLSIEVVAEFVENREIAKVLKNADICYGQGYYLGRPLRCPSSKY
- the asnB gene encoding asparagine synthase (glutamine-hydrolyzing), with the protein product MCGIAGWIDLKKDLSTQQKIIEEMADTLNYRGPDASGLWISPHALIAHRRLIVIDPSGGSQPMIRQKGGYNYVITYNGELYNTADLRNVLESRGHVFFSNSDTEVLLMSYIEWGPECVQYLNGIYAFGVWSEKDQSLFLARDRFGVKPLFYAEHGSSLIFGSELKAILAHPLIKPEVDTEGLAEVFSLGPARTPGHGVFKGISEVKPACYILYDSNGVHMRKYWSLESYPHEDSLEDTIEKLSVLVKDAVVRQLVADVPVCTFLSGGLDSSAITAIAANHFRMTGQGQLHTYSIDYVDNELYFKPSSFQPNSDGPWVKRMSEEFNTCHHYIRFDTPQLVESLISAVNARDLPGMADVDSSLWLFCREIKKDVTVALSGECADEIFGGYPWFHHEELLNAHTFPWARSIQERTRVLSRELIERIKPEEYINRRYLETLEEVPRLPGENALEARRRELFYLNITWFMSTLLERKDRMSMASGLEVRVPYCDHRLVQYVWNIPWEMKMLEGREKGLLRQALKGVLPDDVLYRKKSPYPKTHNPSYEAEVKKWMLEILYDSNSPIKPLIDVKAVRSLAESESDYGKPWFGQLMATPQMFAYLIQVDVWLRKYRIRIM